A single genomic interval of Lentimicrobium saccharophilum harbors:
- a CDS encoding lycopene cyclase domain-containing protein, with protein MSYYFWINLLAISVPFIAGFDKRLKFYRNWKYLFPAMLGTMLVFIPWDMLKTSLEVWGFNPVHLQGVYLVNLPVEEWLFFIAIPYACLFTYHAFEYLIPKDYLGPYANRLTGVIALTLLIIAAINPDRWYTFITFVLTSIFLTLHLLVFKSRYLGRFYVMYFATLIPFFIVNGALTGMFTSEPVVWYDNTRNLGVRMGTIPVEDAVYGLFMLLMNTTIYEWLRGRDRRKNQAVNITEQQ; from the coding sequence GTGTCATACTATTTCTGGATCAACCTGCTGGCCATTTCGGTTCCTTTCATTGCCGGATTCGACAAGCGATTGAAATTTTACCGCAACTGGAAGTATCTTTTCCCGGCAATGCTGGGGACCATGCTGGTTTTTATCCCCTGGGACATGCTGAAAACCTCCCTGGAAGTGTGGGGGTTTAATCCCGTTCATCTCCAGGGCGTTTACCTGGTCAACCTGCCGGTGGAGGAATGGCTCTTTTTCATTGCCATCCCCTATGCCTGTCTGTTTACCTATCACGCGTTTGAATACCTGATCCCCAAAGACTACCTGGGGCCTTACGCAAACCGGCTTACCGGCGTTATTGCCCTTACCCTGCTGATTATTGCAGCGATCAACCCCGACCGCTGGTACACCTTTATCACATTTGTACTCACTTCGATATTTCTTACCCTGCACCTGCTGGTATTCAAATCGCGCTACCTGGGCCGGTTTTATGTAATGTATTTTGCTACCCTAATTCCGTTTTTTATCGTTAACGGTGCCCTTACCGGCATGTTTACGTCTGAACCCGTTGTTTGGTACGACAACACCCGCAACCTGGGCGTCCGCATGGGAACCATCCCCGTGGAAGATGCCGTTTACGGGCTCTTTATGCTGCTGATGAACACCACCATTTATGAGTGGCTGAGGGGAAGGGACCGGAGAAAAAATCAGGCAGTCAACATTACAGAGCAGCAGTAA
- a CDS encoding sterol desaturase family protein: MNFLIYILIVLALFFFMEFMAWFTHKYVMHGFLWVLHKDHHIRDGRKVEWNDVFAVIFAVPSILLIYFGVVNPNYYLLSAGIGILLYGMAYFMFHDVYVHQRIPILRNFSNRYLRATVKAHLEHHNPHAHYNYGFLIAPLKYYLEEFSRKKAAQK; this comes from the coding sequence ATGAACTTCCTGATTTATATACTGATTGTGCTGGCCTTGTTCTTTTTTATGGAATTTATGGCCTGGTTCACCCACAAATATGTGATGCACGGCTTTTTGTGGGTACTCCATAAAGATCATCACATCCGCGACGGACGGAAAGTGGAATGGAACGATGTTTTTGCAGTGATTTTTGCTGTTCCGAGCATTTTGCTGATCTATTTTGGTGTGGTGAATCCGAACTATTACCTGCTGAGTGCAGGCATCGGTATCCTGCTTTACGGAATGGCTTACTTTATGTTCCATGATGTTTATGTGCACCAGCGCATTCCCATTCTCCGCAATTTCTCGAACCGTTACCTGAGGGCTACCGTGAAGGCGCACCTGGAACATCATAATCCGCATGCCCATTACAACTACGGCTTCCTCATCGCGCCGTTGAAATATTATCTGGAAGAGTTTTCAAGAAAAAAAGCCGCTCAGAAATAA
- the idi gene encoding isopentenyl-diphosphate Delta-isomerase, with product MEEYVILVDANDMETGIMEKMQAHREAKLHRAFSVFIFDPEGRLMLQQRALSKYHSPGLWTNTCCSHPRPGETTADAAHRRMREEMGFDCEMEEVFSFIYKAEFDNNLTEHEVDHVFIGTSDLLPVINPEEVESYRYATLEDIRKEMNLNPELFTVWFRIAFDRVEEFYRQKPSARSQGNVL from the coding sequence ATGGAAGAATATGTGATACTCGTGGACGCCAACGATATGGAAACCGGAATTATGGAGAAAATGCAGGCCCACCGGGAGGCCAAGCTCCACCGGGCTTTCTCCGTATTTATCTTCGATCCGGAAGGCCGGCTTATGCTTCAGCAGCGGGCCCTTTCGAAATACCACTCCCCGGGCTTGTGGACCAACACCTGCTGCAGTCACCCACGGCCCGGCGAAACAACTGCCGATGCAGCTCACCGGCGCATGCGCGAAGAAATGGGATTCGACTGCGAGATGGAAGAAGTTTTCAGTTTTATCTATAAGGCTGAATTTGACAACAACCTTACCGAACACGAAGTAGACCATGTCTTTATCGGGACCTCTGACCTGCTTCCGGTTATCAATCCTGAAGAAGTTGAATCATATCGCTATGCAACCCTCGAAGATATCCGGAAGGAGATGAACCTCAATCCGGAATTATTCACCGTCTGGTTCCGGATTGCCTTCGACAGGGTGGAAGAATTTTACAGGCAAAAACCATCGGCCCGGAGCCAGGGAAATGTACTGTAA
- a CDS encoding phytoene/squalene synthase family protein, which produces MKELFDMISKKSSKLTTVTYSTSFSLGIRFFSRRFHDPIYAIYGFVRFADEIVDSFHGYDKARLLERFRTDTYLAIEEKISLNPILNNFQWVVNKYGIEKELIDLFLDSMEMDLKDISYDQEKFEKYILGSAEVVGLMCLRVFCEGDDEKYKKLKPPAMRLGSAFQKINFLRDLHADFEGLGRSYFPGIDLSKFDDETKQKIEDDIALDFADGLEGIRMLPRGARFGVYMAYVYFHKLFLKIKRTRSSRIMKERIRIPNRTKYKLLVTSYLKHQLNLL; this is translated from the coding sequence ATGAAAGAGCTATTTGATATGATCTCAAAAAAATCGAGCAAGCTGACCACGGTAACTTACTCGACCTCCTTTTCGCTGGGCATAAGGTTCTTCAGCCGGCGCTTTCACGATCCGATCTATGCCATTTACGGATTTGTCCGGTTTGCCGATGAGATTGTGGATTCATTCCACGGCTACGACAAAGCCAGGCTGCTGGAAAGATTCAGAACGGACACCTATCTTGCCATTGAAGAAAAAATCAGCCTGAACCCTATCCTGAACAACTTCCAATGGGTTGTCAATAAATACGGAATAGAAAAAGAGCTGATCGATCTGTTTCTTGACAGCATGGAAATGGACCTGAAAGACATCTCCTATGATCAGGAAAAATTCGAAAAATATATTCTGGGGTCGGCCGAAGTGGTGGGCCTGATGTGCCTGCGTGTTTTCTGCGAAGGCGACGATGAAAAGTATAAAAAGCTGAAACCACCGGCCATGCGGCTGGGTTCTGCTTTCCAGAAAATTAATTTTCTGCGCGATCTTCATGCTGATTTCGAAGGCCTGGGACGATCATACTTTCCCGGGATCGACCTGTCGAAGTTTGATGATGAAACCAAGCAGAAGATTGAAGATGACATTGCCCTCGATTTTGCCGACGGACTTGAAGGTATCAGAATGCTGCCCCGTGGCGCCAGGTTTGGCGTTTACATGGCCTATGTCTATTTCCATAAACTCTTTCTGAAAATCAAACGCACGCGTTCGTCACGCATCATGAAAGAGCGCATCAGAATTCCCAACCGGACCAAATACAAATTGCTGGTAACCTCATACCTGAAACATCAGCTTAATCTGTTGTAA
- a CDS encoding phytoene desaturase family protein: protein MKKENVIVIGAGFSGLAAATTLASNGLNVTVLEKNPIAGGRARKFSANGFTFDMGPSWYWMPDIFEEYFASFGRKVSDYYQLDRLDPSYKIYFGPGDEVVLPASLEGIYALYESIEPGSTPALKEFLKESEYKYRIGIGEFVRKPSHSITEYLHWKIFSAGLKLNMLSSFGDYTRRYFRSEKINRMLEFPVLFLGGTAKSTPALYSLMNYSDMVQGTWYPRGGMYRVVEGMEALAREKGVSFVFDAEVRSVNTANGKVASVNTDTQQYTADYVIAAADYHHVEQQLLPENARRYSQKYWDSRVLSPSSLIFYLGFNTRIQRLDHHTLLFDEDFAGHADSIYKKPEWPENPSVYISCTSKTDDTVAPEGHENVMVLIPVAPGLKDTPEIREKYLDHVLMRMERYTGQPLREHLVYRRSYAHADFESDYHAYKGNAYGLANTLMQTAFLKPKIRNNKLSNLYYAGQLTVPGPGVPPAIISGQIAANEIIKQL from the coding sequence ATGAAAAAAGAAAATGTAATCGTTATAGGGGCAGGATTTTCAGGGTTGGCAGCCGCCACAACCCTGGCCAGCAACGGGCTGAATGTAACTGTGCTCGAAAAAAATCCGATCGCCGGCGGACGGGCCCGGAAGTTTTCAGCAAACGGGTTCACCTTCGATATGGGCCCCAGCTGGTATTGGATGCCTGATATTTTTGAAGAGTACTTTGCCTCCTTCGGCCGGAAGGTGTCTGACTACTATCAGCTCGACCGCCTCGACCCTTCTTACAAAATTTATTTCGGCCCCGGTGATGAAGTGGTTCTGCCGGCATCTCTTGAGGGTATTTACGCACTCTATGAATCCATTGAACCGGGAAGCACGCCGGCGCTGAAGGAATTCCTGAAGGAATCCGAATACAAATACCGCATCGGTATCGGCGAATTCGTGCGCAAACCCAGCCATTCAATCACCGAATACCTTCACTGGAAGATTTTCTCAGCAGGCCTGAAGCTTAATATGTTAAGTTCTTTTGGCGACTATACGCGCCGGTATTTCAGGAGCGAAAAGATCAATCGCATGCTTGAATTTCCGGTGCTTTTCCTTGGGGGCACAGCCAAATCGACGCCGGCCCTCTACAGCCTCATGAATTATTCTGATATGGTTCAGGGAACCTGGTACCCCAGAGGCGGCATGTACCGGGTGGTAGAAGGAATGGAAGCACTTGCCCGGGAGAAGGGTGTCAGTTTTGTTTTTGATGCAGAGGTCAGATCTGTAAATACAGCCAATGGGAAAGTTGCTTCGGTGAACACGGACACGCAGCAGTACACCGCCGATTACGTGATTGCTGCAGCGGATTATCACCATGTAGAGCAGCAACTGCTTCCTGAAAACGCCCGCCGGTATAGTCAAAAGTACTGGGACTCCAGGGTACTTTCCCCGTCTTCACTGATATTTTATCTTGGTTTCAATACCCGGATTCAGCGCCTGGATCACCACACCCTGTTGTTCGATGAGGATTTTGCAGGTCATGCGGACTCTATCTATAAAAAACCGGAATGGCCTGAAAATCCATCGGTTTACATCAGCTGCACTTCTAAAACGGATGATACGGTTGCCCCTGAAGGGCATGAGAATGTGATGGTCCTGATTCCGGTAGCGCCCGGCCTGAAAGACACCCCGGAAATCCGCGAAAAGTATCTTGACCATGTGCTCATGCGGATGGAACGATACACCGGCCAGCCGTTGCGCGAACACCTCGTTTACCGGCGATCATACGCCCACGCCGACTTCGAAAGCGATTACCACGCCTATAAGGGAAATGCCTATGGACTTGCTAACACATTGATGCAGACCGCCTTCCTGAAACCAAAAATCAGGAATAACAAACTCAGCAACCTTTATTATGCCGGCCAGCTTACCGTGCCCGGCCCGGGTGTCCCGCCGGCCATTATATCGGGACAGATCGCCGCAAACGAAATTATTAAACAGCTTTAA
- a CDS encoding right-handed parallel beta-helix repeat-containing protein: MKRNLFILQKRYLYGLILMLFFTACYEFSFVNQPGSAEINSTFQVQISAYTTDGDGQYYTPYFGVKLPEGWQVDDSIVFSYGTTIGWFVHSDSLSQAMSAIDPPPPGYFWWVGQVIDLVLYNYGDTYLLNPVIHTGDQTGNFSLDYMLGHDYIYYGYGGLNFRRSNGHSITVGLPDHVVVTGNSDHGLGSLRSAIAHVDFNGTITFQMVNPAPIVLETPLEINKNITIRGSDDMPVVISGNDQCQVFIVGENYSPKFEFIDIMQGHGYNGGGAECRAGSSPVFSNCSFSGNSAVQSGGGLYAGYGTNPVMTDLVFSGNSANEGGGVYLQYSGVASMHNMAFTDNTANYSGGAVYSSSETLEMRDIMISSNHSQYYGGGLYLYNGEVNARNLSVVSNTVDGPEGAGGGIYTEYGSIVLENSVISKNISNGRGGGISFGYDSNPEFCCTARCDIFDNEAAEGSDLYAQTLVDVIVDRFTVLYPNNLHASPFENFTFDILHGVNAQVDADLYISPRGDNQNSGLSPDMPKRTISGALSILSTQKQHTLYLDKGEYSVSSNGERFPVILPDHINLEGHPEFATVLDATGKSEAIRINHATQVSISGITITGASQRAVSCDNSSPAIRNVVITRNDGTGFYCSNNSAPVLNGVNISRNGGGGIQCYNSSIRIFNSGIGNNKAYSGAGVYLSNSGAYFRNVNIMENEVPGGWYSGSGGGVCCINSDPVFIESAISNNVSGKEGGGIYCYESKLYMAKTELKGNRGAVGGGLYLDQSGVTLLNVEFSGNSANMAGGAYFKRSEADLTNVLVTGNAAGNGAGLYFRESEGLMKNVTITENIAKISGGAVFNYRTNLSLWNSVLWGNFPEEIVHFTTSGSPSQLGIYYSDVMGGQEGIDMHGPGLVDWGTGCLDADPLFTGSGIDPFSLAHHSPCIDAGPRSPDWLGLPPYDIRGNERILDGDQNSLAIVDMGAYEFENIPVEPKNMIAGAGGEYGFSVYPNPCRDVAFFSYTLPAESRISIVIYNQLGKQVAVLADASQKAGQYLVRWNSPEAGPGVYMYRIQAGKTVVGGKLIKQ; the protein is encoded by the coding sequence ATGAAAAGAAATTTATTCATTTTGCAAAAGAGGTATCTGTACGGACTGATTTTAATGCTGTTTTTTACAGCCTGTTATGAATTCAGTTTTGTGAATCAGCCGGGCAGTGCAGAAATCAACAGCACCTTCCAGGTGCAGATCAGTGCTTATACAACCGATGGGGATGGTCAATATTACACGCCCTATTTTGGAGTCAAACTTCCGGAAGGCTGGCAGGTTGACGACAGCATTGTCTTCTCATACGGAACCACCATCGGCTGGTTTGTACACAGCGATTCCCTGTCTCAGGCCATGAGTGCCATCGACCCTCCGCCGCCCGGTTATTTTTGGTGGGTCGGTCAGGTAATTGATCTGGTTTTATATAATTACGGCGATACTTACCTGCTAAATCCGGTTATTCATACAGGTGATCAAACCGGGAATTTCTCGCTGGACTACATGCTGGGGCATGATTATATTTATTATGGCTATGGCGGACTTAATTTCAGGCGCAGCAACGGTCATTCCATTACTGTAGGTTTGCCTGATCATGTTGTGGTTACCGGGAATAGCGATCATGGTCTTGGTTCCCTGCGTTCAGCCATTGCACATGTTGATTTCAACGGAACCATCACCTTTCAGATGGTCAATCCGGCTCCCATTGTGCTGGAAACACCGCTGGAGATCAATAAGAACATCACCATCCGGGGCTCTGATGACATGCCGGTAGTCATTTCGGGGAATGATCAGTGTCAGGTATTCATTGTCGGAGAAAACTACTCCCCGAAGTTTGAATTCATTGATATCATGCAGGGGCATGGTTATAACGGCGGTGGAGCCGAGTGCAGGGCGGGATCTTCGCCTGTGTTCAGCAACTGCAGCTTTTCCGGCAACAGTGCCGTGCAAAGTGGCGGCGGTTTATATGCCGGATATGGCACAAATCCGGTGATGACGGATCTGGTATTCTCCGGAAATAGCGCAAACGAAGGGGGTGGCGTGTATTTGCAGTATTCAGGGGTAGCCTCAATGCATAATATGGCCTTTACAGACAATACCGCCAATTACAGCGGCGGAGCAGTTTACAGTTCCTCAGAAACCCTTGAAATGCGCGACATCATGATCAGCTCCAATCATTCTCAGTATTATGGTGGTGGCCTGTACCTCTACAACGGTGAAGTTAATGCCAGAAATTTATCCGTTGTTTCAAATACAGTTGACGGGCCTGAAGGAGCAGGGGGTGGCATATATACGGAATACGGCAGCATCGTGCTTGAAAACAGCGTGATCAGTAAGAATATTTCCAATGGCAGGGGAGGAGGAATCAGTTTCGGCTATGACAGCAATCCGGAATTTTGCTGCACTGCACGTTGCGACATCTTTGACAATGAAGCCGCGGAAGGCAGCGATCTGTATGCACAAACCCTGGTGGATGTAATTGTTGACAGGTTCACCGTGCTGTACCCTAACAATTTACACGCCAGTCCATTTGAAAATTTCACCTTTGATATTCTTCACGGAGTAAATGCACAGGTGGATGCAGATTTGTACATTTCGCCCCGGGGTGATAACCAAAACAGCGGGTTATCGCCTGACATGCCCAAAAGGACCATTTCCGGGGCGTTATCAATATTATCCACCCAAAAACAGCACACCCTGTACCTTGACAAGGGCGAATACAGTGTAAGCTCAAATGGCGAAAGGTTTCCTGTGATTTTGCCGGATCATATCAATCTTGAAGGTCATCCTGAATTTGCCACAGTGCTTGATGCAACTGGTAAATCAGAAGCCATCAGGATCAATCATGCAACTCAGGTTTCGATTTCCGGCATTACCATCACAGGGGCATCGCAAAGGGCTGTATCCTGTGATAATTCTTCCCCTGCCATCAGGAACGTAGTAATCACAAGGAATGATGGAACCGGTTTTTATTGCAGTAATAACTCAGCGCCGGTATTGAACGGTGTTAATATCAGCAGAAACGGGGGCGGTGGTATACAGTGCTATAACTCTTCCATCAGGATATTCAATTCAGGGATAGGAAACAATAAAGCATATTCCGGTGCAGGGGTCTATCTCAGCAACTCCGGTGCTTACTTCCGGAATGTCAATATTATGGAAAATGAAGTTCCCGGAGGTTGGTATTCCGGCTCAGGCGGAGGAGTCTGTTGCATAAATTCCGATCCGGTCTTTATTGAATCTGCAATCAGTAATAATGTGTCCGGAAAGGAAGGCGGCGGAATTTACTGTTACGAATCCAAACTTTATATGGCTAAAACTGAACTCAAAGGAAATAGGGGTGCCGTTGGTGGAGGTCTTTATCTGGATCAGTCCGGAGTTACCCTGCTGAATGTAGAATTTTCGGGCAATTCTGCCAATATGGCCGGAGGGGCTTACTTTAAGCGCTCGGAGGCTGATCTGACCAATGTGCTGGTAACGGGCAATGCTGCCGGAAACGGGGCAGGGTTATATTTCCGGGAGTCGGAAGGCCTGATGAAAAATGTGACCATTACGGAGAATATTGCCAAAATCAGCGGGGGTGCAGTATTTAATTACCGGACCAATCTGAGTTTATGGAACAGTGTATTGTGGGGTAATTTTCCTGAAGAAATCGTTCATTTCACTACCAGCGGCTCTCCGAGTCAACTGGGTATTTATTACTCTGATGTCATGGGTGGTCAGGAAGGCATTGATATGCATGGCCCGGGCCTGGTAGATTGGGGTACCGGATGCCTGGATGCCGATCCCCTGTTCACCGGGTCAGGGATTGATCCATTCAGTCTGGCTCATCATTCTCCGTGTATAGATGCAGGCCCGCGGAGTCCGGATTGGCTTGGCCTGCCGCCATACGATATCCGAGGAAATGAGCGTATCCTGGATGGTGACCAGAACAGTCTGGCCATTGTGGATATGGGGGCCTATGAATTCGAAAACATCCCCGTTGAACCAAAAAATATGATCGCCGGGGCAGGCGGAGAATATGGATTTTCTGTCTATCCGAATCCGTGCAGGGACGTGGCCTTTTTCAGCTACACCCTGCCTGCTGAGAGCAGGATAAGCATTGTAATATACAATCAGTTGGGTAAGCAGGTTGCTGTACTGGCCGATGCAAGCCAGAAAGCCGGGCAGTATCTGGTTCGCTGGAATTCTCCGGAAGCAGGTCCGGGTGTATACATGTACCGCATTCAGGCAGGAAAGACGGTAGTCGGAGGTAAGCTGATTAAACAATAA
- a CDS encoding TlpA disulfide reductase family protein produces the protein MRKFSIILVLLLLSCKLPAQSLSHPGGELRDLNGRMIPVSAIIEEGHPLVMVFWKSGSSKCCENLETLQTAWMARLKDQGVRFVAVCEDCSGSWSHIKPLVAGKEWDFNVYIDVNGDFRRSLGISVIPSTVLFDTGMHLVCKHPGWCSGNEEMVCEKIISKLGNMKP, from the coding sequence ATGAGAAAATTCAGCATCATTCTGGTCCTGTTGCTGCTCTCCTGCAAGCTCCCTGCGCAGTCTTTGTCACATCCCGGTGGCGAATTGCGTGATCTGAACGGCAGGATGATTCCCGTATCAGCAATTATTGAGGAGGGACATCCCCTGGTTATGGTATTCTGGAAATCAGGCAGTTCAAAATGCTGTGAGAACCTTGAAACACTTCAAACAGCCTGGATGGCCAGGCTGAAAGATCAGGGAGTCCGGTTTGTTGCTGTCTGCGAGGACTGCTCCGGCTCCTGGAGTCATATTAAACCGCTGGTTGCGGGTAAAGAGTGGGACTTTAATGTCTATATTGACGTGAATGGTGATTTCAGGAGGTCGCTTGGCATAAGTGTCATTCCAAGCACTGTTTTGTTCGACACCGGTATGCATTTGGTTTGTAAACATCCGGGATGGTGTTCAGGCAATGAAGAAATGGTTTGTGAGAAGATAATCAGCAAACTCGGGAATATGAAACCATAG
- a CDS encoding efflux RND transporter periplasmic adaptor subunit — MSRLLKRIFSIFLVLAVLVFIAGNKAGWFESKDGDKAAGQASGPEALRVNGVVLTPGGLSDLIYATGTILADEQVELSAEVSGRITSIRFTEGTSVKKGDLLVTINDAELLAQQRKNNYTLRLAEEREARQKSLLAKEAVSQEVYDRALTELNTVQAEAALIEAQLQKTRIVAPFDGTIGLRHVSEGAYVTPGQRIAGLARTVPVKLEFTVPERFSGSVNKGARVKFTVESIDSQLEAVVYATEPKIDPVTRALTVRATYPNTRGELNPGSYARVEFKLNHLSEAITVPAQAIVPELGGFKVFVYRNGKAESRNISVGIRTNEAVQIADGLKAGDTIITTGILQVRDGMPVMIDNLTIQNP; from the coding sequence ATGTCAAGATTGCTCAAGCGCATTTTCTCAATTTTTTTGGTGTTGGCAGTATTGGTTTTTATTGCCGGTAACAAAGCCGGTTGGTTTGAAAGTAAGGATGGTGATAAAGCGGCCGGTCAGGCATCCGGTCCGGAAGCGCTGCGGGTAAATGGGGTGGTATTGACCCCGGGCGGCCTGTCCGATCTGATTTATGCCACCGGAACCATCCTCGCTGATGAACAGGTCGAACTTAGTGCAGAGGTGTCCGGCAGGATTACCTCTATCCGGTTTACCGAGGGCACTTCTGTGAAGAAGGGTGATTTGCTGGTTACCATCAATGATGCAGAGCTCCTGGCACAGCAGCGCAAAAACAATTATACCCTGAGGCTGGCCGAGGAACGGGAGGCTCGTCAGAAATCTTTACTGGCGAAGGAAGCTGTCAGCCAGGAGGTTTACGACCGGGCGCTCACCGAACTGAATACCGTACAGGCAGAAGCGGCCCTGATTGAAGCCCAGTTGCAAAAAACACGTATTGTGGCACCTTTCGACGGCACCATTGGTTTGCGGCATGTAAGCGAGGGGGCCTATGTAACTCCCGGGCAGCGGATTGCCGGTCTGGCACGCACCGTTCCGGTAAAGCTGGAGTTTACGGTTCCTGAACGTTTTTCCGGTTCGGTTAATAAAGGAGCCAGGGTTAAGTTTACCGTTGAGAGCATCGACAGTCAGCTTGAAGCGGTGGTGTATGCCACTGAGCCGAAAATTGATCCCGTAACCCGGGCGCTTACGGTGAGGGCCACTTATCCCAACACCCGCGGTGAGCTAAATCCCGGCTCCTATGCCCGGGTTGAGTTTAAGCTGAATCACCTGAGCGAAGCCATCACGGTGCCGGCCCAGGCCATCGTTCCTGAACTCGGCGGATTTAAAGTATTCGTTTATCGCAACGGCAAGGCTGAATCCCGCAATATTTCTGTTGGGATACGCACCAACGAAGCTGTACAGATTGCTGATGGCCTGAAAGCCGGCGATACCATCATCACAACCGGAATCCTGCAGGTACGTGACGGAATGCCTGTAATGATTGATAATCTCACAATACAGAATCCATGA